The following coding sequences lie in one Arachis hypogaea cultivar Tifrunner chromosome 9, arahy.Tifrunner.gnm2.J5K5, whole genome shotgun sequence genomic window:
- the LOC112712250 gene encoding anthranilate synthase alpha subunit 2, chloroplastic, with amino-acid sequence MEALAISTVLARPTPSSNGSFFSGSRSRSQLRLRRGTLRCTAQSLPLVDNAATFIEASKLGNVIPLYRCIFSDHLTPVLAYRCLVKEDERDAPSFLFESVEPGLSVSNIGRYSVVGAQPCMEIVAKENMVTIMDHQEGSRTEEIVEDPMVIPRRIMEKWTPQLIDELPEAFCGGWVGYFSYDTMRYVEKKKLPFSSAPMDDRGLPDVHLGLYDNVIVFDHVEKKAYVIHWVRLDRYSSAEEALNGGMERLETLVSRVHDIITPRLPAGSIKLHTRLFGPKLEMSNMTSEEYKQAVLQAKEHILAGDIFQIVLSQRFERRTFADPFEVYRALRIVNPSPYMTYLQARGSILVASSPEILTRVKKKKVTNRPLAGTVRRGKTPKEDMMLEKELLNDEKQCAEHVMLVDLGRNDVGKVSKPGSVQVEKLMNIERYSHVMHISSTVTGELLDDLTCWDALRAALPVGTVSGAPKVKAMELIDQLEVRRRGPYSGGFGGISFAGDMDIALALRTIVFPTNTRFDTMYSYKDVNKRREWIAHLQAGAGIVADSDPADEQRECENKAAALARAIDLAESSFVDKE; translated from the exons ATGGAAGCTCTAGCTATTTCAACCGTCTTAGCTCGTCCTACTCCCTCTTCCAATGGAAGCTTCTTCTCCGGTTCCAGATCTAGGTCTCAGCTGCGCCTCCGCCGTGGGACGCTTAGATGCACTGCTCAATCTCTTCCTCTAG TGGACAATGCAGCGACATTCATAGAGGCTTCGAAGTTGGGGAACGTGATACCACTTTACCGATGCATATTTTCTGATCATCTGACGCCGGTTCTTGCGTACCGGTGCTTGGTGAAGGAAGACGAGAGGGATGCTCCAAGCTTTCTCTTTGAGTCTGTGGAGCCTGGCCTCAGTGTTTCAAACATT GGGAGGTACAGTGTGGTGGGAGCTCAGCCATGTATGGAGATTGTGGCCAAAGAGAACATGGTTACAATCATGGACCACCAGGAAGGAAGCCGGACAGAGGAAATCGTCGAGGACCCTATGGTCATTCCTCGCCGAATCATGGAGAAGTGGACACCCCAACTCATCGATGAACTTCCAGAAGCATTTTGTG GTGGTTGGGTGGGTTATTTCTCTTATGATACAATGCGCTATGTAGAAAAGAAGAAACTACCCTTTTCTTCTGCCCCGATGGATGACAGAGGCCTCCCTGATGTTCATCTGGGCCTTTATGATAATGTTATTGTGTTTGATCATGTTGAGAAG AAAGCATACGTGATTCATTGGGTTCGGTTGGACCGATATTCTTCTGCTGAGGAAGCCCTCAATGGTGGAATGGAGCGACTGGAAACTCTAGTATCTAGGGTGCATGACATAATTAC CCCAAGGCTGCCTGCAGGTTCAATAAAGCTACACACTCGTCTCTTTGGTCCCAAACTGGAGATGTCAAACATGACAAGCGAGGAATACAAGCAAGCAGTTTTGCAGGCTAAAGAGCACATACTGGCTGGTGATATTTTTCAAATTGTACTGAGTCAACGATTTGAACGGCGAACCTTTGCCGACCCATTTGAAGTCTACAGAGCACTGAGGATTGTTAATCCTAGTCCATATATGACTTATTTACAG GCCAGAGGAAGTATTTTGGTAGCTTCAAGTCCAGAAATTCTTACACGAGTAAAGAAG AAAAAAGTTACCAATCGTCCCCTTGCTGGGACTGTTAGAAGGGGGAAAACACCAAAAGAAGATATGATGTTGGAGAAGGAACTTCTGAATGATGAAAAGCAATGTGCAGAGCACGTAATGCTAGTTGATTTGGGGAGAAATGATGTTGGAAAG GTCTCAAAACCTGGTTCAGTTCAAGTTGAAAAGCTCATGAATATTGAGCGTTATTCCCATGTCATGCACATTAGCTCAACG GTCACTGGGGAGTTGCTAGATGATTTAACATGCTGGGATGCATTGCGTGCCGCTCTACCTGTTGGTACAGTTAGCGGAGCACCAAAG GTGAAAGCCATGGAGTTGATTGATCAGTTGGAAGTAAGAAGACGAGGGCCATATAGCGGGGGGTTTGGAGGCATATCTTTTGCCGGTGATATGGATATTGCCCTTGCTCTAAGGACCATAGTTTTCCCTACCAACACCCGTTTTGACACAATGTACTCGTACAAGGATGTCAACAAACGCAGAGAATGGATTGCCCATCTTCAGGCAGGAGCAGGAATTGTGGCCGACAGCGATCCGGCGGATGAGCAAAGGGAGTGCGAGAACAAAGCTGCTGCCCTTGCCCGTGCCATTGATCTTGCAGAATCTTCTTTTGTAGACAAAGAATAG
- the LOC112712249 gene encoding prefoldin subunit 5, translated as MASSKGGGGGGGGIPLERMSVEQLRALKEQADLEVNLLQDSLTNIRTATTRLEIASSALNDLSLRPHASKMLVPLTASLYVPGTLDDSQKVLVDVGTGYFIEKTMAEGKDYCERKINLLKSNFDQLVEVASKKKNVADEMAVILQAKMKQLASTSS; from the exons ATGGCGTCGTCGAAGGGAGGCGGGGGCGGAGGAGGAGGGATTCCACTGGAGAGGATGAGTGTTGAGCAGCTGAGGGCGTTGAAGGAACAGGCGGATCTTGAAGTTAACCTCCTTCAGGACTCACTCACCAACATCCGCACTGCCACCACTCGCCTCGAGATCGCTTCCTCCGCCCTCAACGACCTCTCCCTCCGCCCTCACGCCTCTAAGATGCTCGTCCCACTCACCGCCTCCCTTTACGTTCCCGGAACCCTCGACGATTCTCAGAAAGTCCTCGTCGACGTCGGCACCGGTTACTTCATCGAG AAAACGATGGCTGAAGGAAAAGATTACTGTGAGCGCAAAATCAACCTACTGAAGTCAAACTTCGATCAACTTGTTGAG GTTGCatccaaaaagaaaaatgttGCAGACGAAATGGCTGTTATTTTACAGGCAAAGATGAAGCAATTAGCATCTACATCATCCTAA
- the LOC112709565 gene encoding uncharacterized protein — protein MTLAPYKGIGDPKVHVTKFESMMFLNSDSDPILCRSFPTFLDRAALLWFFNLPAGSITNFDEFAKLFINHFAASKIYVQDSDYLSTIKQGQHEILKDYMTCFTTVAMKISDLNSEVQLHAIKNGLRPGKYQEAIAVAEPKTLEECRDKMTGQIEIKELREIRRNERQVFKKEEDKSHNKDSKKPFKLTPKFDSYTRFNTKREDILKEILHNKLIKPLSRAGSYQDQRYVDKSKQCAFHQKFGHTTGKCVIAKDLL, from the coding sequence ATGACTCTGGCACCATACAAAGGAATCGGAGATCCTAAAGTTCATGTCACAAAATTTGAATCTATGATGTTCCTCAATAGCGACTCTGATCCCATTTTGTGCCGATCTTTTCCCACTTTTTTAGATAGAGCTGCCCTATTATGGTTTTTCAATTTGCCTGCAGGTTCCATAACTAATTTCGACGAGTTCGCCAAGTTGTTCATCAATCATTTTGCAGCCTCCAAAATCTATGTGCAAGACTCGGACTACCTCAGCACAATCAAACAAGGACAACACGAGATCTTGAAAGACTATATGACATGCTTCACAACAGTGGCCATGAAAATTTCTGACCTTAATTCAGAAGTGCAATTGCACGCAATTAAGAACGGCCTTCGACCTGGAAAATATCAGGAAGCCATCGCCGTGGCAGAGCCAAAGACATTGGAGGAATGTCGAGATAAAATGACAGGGCAAATTGAAATAAAAGAGCTACGTGAAATCCGGAGGAACGAGAGACAAGTATTCAAAAAAGAAGAGGACAAGTCTCATAACAAGGATTCTAAAAAACCCTTTAAGCTAACTCCGAAGTTTGATTCATACACCAGGTTCAATACCAAAAGGGAAGACATCCTTAAAGAAATATTACACAACAAGCTAATAAAGCCACTGAGCAGAGCCGGTTCATACCAAGACCAGAGGTATGTCGACAAGTCGAAACAATGCGCTTTCCACCAAAAGTTCGGCCACACAACTGGCAAGTGCGTGATCGCCAAGGACCTACTATAA